A window from Humidesulfovibrio mexicanus encodes these proteins:
- a CDS encoding cation-efflux pump: MSDTALQSDAQAQREKHSAALSSVVAALALTALKIVVGVGSGSLGVLSEAAHSALDLVAAGMTLYAVRLSARPPDHRHPYGHGKVENLSALAETLLLLATCAWIAVEAVERLLHPVPVQASVWAVGVMLVSIAVDYTRSRMLLAAAKKHNSQALMADGLHFATDIWSSLVVLAGLLALALAERLDPASPLAPWLNRADSLAALAVSGIVLWVSLRLGRQAVDVLLDAGVEDAQDGVGRAVAALPEVLSVGRVRVRQSGPQAFVDMLLSVRVGLGVEEAHEVARQAREAAQGVVPGAEVLVELSPGQDGPAGLLERAQALAGRFGLAVHDLDLRTVSGELVLNLHAEVPESLTLAQAHERVSALEDAIRREMGGMGRVTTHIEPVGAHPEPAPDDPESAGILRRAVAEVVEQTPGVCDMHGLSILRSGARLSASFHCRMDADTPIVQAHERASALEAALRTRLPQLVRVTIHMEPGESA, from the coding sequence ATGAGCGACACAGCCTTGCAGAGTGACGCCCAGGCCCAGCGCGAGAAGCACTCCGCCGCGCTGTCCTCGGTGGTGGCCGCCTTGGCCCTTACGGCCCTCAAGATTGTCGTGGGCGTCGGCTCCGGCAGTCTGGGCGTGCTCTCCGAGGCCGCCCACAGCGCGCTCGACCTGGTGGCCGCCGGCATGACCCTGTACGCGGTGCGGCTTTCCGCCCGCCCGCCGGACCACAGGCACCCATACGGACACGGCAAGGTGGAGAACCTTTCCGCCCTGGCCGAGACCCTGCTGCTGCTGGCCACCTGCGCCTGGATCGCCGTGGAGGCCGTGGAGCGCCTGCTGCACCCCGTCCCGGTACAGGCCAGCGTCTGGGCGGTGGGCGTCATGCTGGTGTCCATCGCGGTGGACTACACCCGCTCGCGCATGTTGCTGGCAGCGGCGAAAAAGCACAACAGCCAGGCGCTCATGGCCGACGGCCTGCATTTCGCCACGGACATCTGGTCCTCGCTGGTGGTGCTGGCCGGGCTGCTCGCCCTGGCCCTGGCGGAACGCCTGGACCCGGCCTCGCCGCTGGCCCCATGGCTGAACCGGGCGGATTCCCTGGCGGCGCTTGCCGTGAGCGGCATCGTGCTGTGGGTTTCGCTGCGCCTGGGCAGGCAGGCCGTGGATGTGCTGCTGGACGCCGGGGTTGAGGACGCCCAGGACGGCGTCGGGCGGGCAGTGGCCGCGCTGCCGGAGGTGCTTTCCGTGGGCCGGGTGCGCGTGCGCCAAAGCGGCCCCCAGGCCTTTGTGGACATGCTGCTTTCCGTGCGCGTGGGCCTTGGTGTGGAGGAAGCCCACGAGGTGGCGCGCCAGGCACGCGAGGCCGCGCAGGGCGTTGTTCCCGGCGCGGAGGTGCTGGTGGAACTTTCGCCCGGACAGGACGGCCCGGCGGGCCTGCTTGAACGCGCCCAGGCGCTGGCGGGCCGCTTCGGCCTTGCCGTGCACGATTTGGACCTGCGCACGGTGTCTGGCGAGCTGGTGCTGAATCTGCACGCCGAGGTGCCCGAGTCCCTTACCTTGGCCCAGGCGCACGAACGCGTCAGCGCCCTGGAGGACGCCATCCGGCGGGAGATGGGGGGCATGGGCCGCGTCACCACGCACATCGAGCCCGTGGGCGCGCACCCGGAGCCCGCGCCGGACGATCCGGAGAGCGCCGGGATTCTGCGCCGGGCCGTGGCCGAGGTGGTGGAGCAGACCCCTGGCGTGTGCGACATGCACGGCTTGAGCATCCTGCGTTCGGGCGCGCGTCTGTCCGCCTCCTTCCATTGCCGCATGGACGCGGACACGCCCATCGTCCAGGCGCATGAGCGCGCCAGCGCCCTGGAGGCCGCCCTGCGCACGCGTTTGCCGCAGCTGGTGCGCGTCACCATCCACATGGAGCCAGGCGAGTCCGCGTAA